The Euphorbia lathyris chromosome 2, ddEupLath1.1, whole genome shotgun sequence genome includes a window with the following:
- the LOC136220739 gene encoding phenylacetaldehyde reductase-like, with translation MSGEEKVVCVTGGSGYVASWLIKFLLQRGYSVKATVRCPNDIKKNAHLLALDGAQERLSLFKADLLEEGSFDAAVEECVGVFHTASPVSFSVTDPQAELIDPAVKGTLNVLRSCNKVPSLKRVVITSSMAAVAFNGKPLGPDVIMDETWFSDPDFCENLKLWYMVSKTLAEKAAWEYAKENGIDMITMNPGLVIGPLLQPTLNASMELVLKFINGSESTTYRLVDVRDVANAHIYAYENPSASGRYCLVGEVVHSSEALQMLHKLYPHLNLPYKECGDEKAGIIKYKVSKERAERLGVKYRAVEISLKDTVESLKEKNLLSF, from the exons ATGAGTGGAGAAGAAAAAGTAGTATGTGTGACTGGAGGATCAGGTTACGTTGCTTCATGGCTCATCAAATTCTTGCTTCAAAGAGGGTACTCCGTTAAAGCCACTGTTCGTTGCCCAA ATGATATAAAGAAAAATGCTCATTTACTTGCCCTTGATGGAGCTCAAGAAAGACTTAGTTTATTCAAAGCTGATTTACTGGAAGAAGGGTCTTTTGACGCTGCAGTTGAGGAGTGTGTTGGTGTTTTTCATACAGCTTCTCCTGTTTCCTTTTCTGTCACTGATCCACAG GCAGAACTTATTGACCCTGCAGTGAAGGGGACCCTTAATGTTCTTAGATCATGTAATAAAGTCCCCTCTCTCAAAAGGGTGGTTATAACTTCATCCATGGCAGCAGTTGCATTCAATGGCAAGCCTCTTGGTCCTGACGTCATAATGGACGAAACTTGGTTTTCAGATCCTGATTTCTGTGAGAATTTGAAG CTATGGTACATGGTTTCAAAGACTTTAGCAGAAAAAGCTGCTTGGGAGTATGCAAAAGAGAATGGAATAGACATGATCACAATGAATCCTGGATTGGTGATTGGTCCTCTCTTACAGCCAACTCTTAATGCAAGCATGGAGTTAGTTCTGAAATTTATTAATG GGTCAGAAAGTACAACGTACAGATTGGTTGATGTGAGAGATGTTGCGAATGCACATATTTACGCGTATGAGAATCCTTCGGCATCTGGAAGATACTGTTTAGTTGGAGAAGTTGTACATTCTTCTGAGGCTTTGCAGATGTTGCACAAGCTTTACCCTCATCTCAACCTTCCTTATAAGGA ATGTGGGGATGAGAAGGCAGgcattataaaatataaagtgTCGAAAGAGAGAGCAGAGAGACTAGGCGTCAAGTATAGGGCTGTTGAGATAAGTTTGAAGGATACAGTTGAAAGCTTGAAGGAGAAGAACCTACTTAGCTTCTGA